ACGCACCTCAGTTCCCCAACAGTCTCCGAGACGTACACGCCGCAGCTGGCCGGGACGCCGGCCACCCGTCGCCCGGGCCACCGGCGCTCGGCTGCTCGCAGCCGACGCGCCGCCAACCCTCGCGACGGCCGCGGGCCGGTCCCCGACCGGCCCGCGCGCGGCACCCGGAGGTGGTGGCGGTGGGTGGGGCGGGGGAGGGGGAGGGGCCCCCTAATACTCCAGCCGCACTTCGTGATCTTGGTTTGAGGGCCGTCGGCGTGGCGTGGTGAGATGGCGCGGCCACCGCGTGATCATGCAGTGTTTGTGAAGACAACCAATGATTTTGCGGTGGCCGCTGGTCACAGCGTAGAACACGGGGTGGACCCGGTCCGATGGCAGGCGGAGTTCGATGAGCTGGTCGCGAGTATCGGGCCGCGGTTCTTTCGGGTGGAGCCTCGTCTGAGGGTCCAACGGTTCCTGGCTGGTTTGTTGTCGGATATGCCCGTGAAGAACTGCTGGACGATCGCCGAGCATGCAGGTGAGACGGGGCCGGATGGGATGCAACGGCTGCTGGCCAACGCGGCGTGGGATCAGGATGGCGTGCGTGATGATCTGCGTGCCTATGTGGTGGACCGGTTGGCTGATGCCGACGCGGTGCTGGTCGTTGACGAGACTGGAGATCTGAAGAAGGGCAATAAGACAGTCGGGGTGCAGCGGCAGTACTCCGGCACCGCGGGACGGATCGAGAACTGCCAGATCGCCGTTTATCTCAGCTACGTCACCAAACGTGGGCACGCTTTCATCGATCGCGAACTGTATCTGCCGCGCAGCTGGATGGACGACGATCCCAGCTGCCAGGGCCGTCGAGCTGTCGCCGGGGTTCCCGAGGACATCGAGTTCGCCACCAAGCCGGAGCTGGCGAGGATGATGATCCTGGCCGCGCTGGATGCCGGTGTTCTGGCGAAATGGGCGACAGCGGATGAGGTGTACGGGCAAAATCCTGGTCTGCGTGAGACCCTGTCCGCGGCCCGGATCGGCTACGTGCTCGCCGTGCCGTGCTCCTATCTGGTGCCGACCACTGACGCAGATACCGGAGATGGCCGGCGAGTTCGCGCTGACGCGCTGATCGCCGGCCTCGACGCTTCCAGGTGGGGTCGCTACTCGGCCGGTGATGGCGCCAAAGGGCAGCGCCTCTACGACTGGGCCAGAGTCCCCATCGCCGCCGAGGATGGTCACCAATGGCTGCTGGTGCGTCGCAGCATCAGCACCGGGGAACTGGCCTACTACCACTGCTATTCACCACGTCCGGTCAAACTGGCCACTCTGGTCGGTGTCGCCGGCCAGCGTTGGCCAATAGAGGAGAACTTCCAAACCAGTAAAGGGCAAACCGGCCTGGACGCCCACCAGGTCCGGCACTGGATCTCCTGGTACCGATGGACAGTCCTGGTCATGCTCGCGCACGCATTCCTCACCGCGCTCGCGGCAACCGCTCCCCAGTCGCCGATCGTCAACGGAAAGCCAGTCATTCCCTTAACACTTGCCGAGATCCGCCGCCTCTTCAACGCGTTCGTCATCCACATCCGCCAAACAGTCAACGAAGTTCTCCATTGGTCACTCTGGCGTCGACACCATCAAGCCACCGCCAAGCAAGCCCACTACCAGCGACAACAGGCGCTACAGGCCTAAATCACGAAGTGCGGTTGGAGTACTAAGGTCGCATTGGCGCTGGCCGGCGGAGGTCTCCGGGCGAGCGGTCGTGGGACTCCTTGCGTACGCTGCGCGGCAATGCCAGTGATGTATCGCGGCCGTCGGATGCCATCACCGGTGTCACATGCTCACCCGGTCCGATGTTCGCAAGGCCCCATACTTGCGCTGGACGCTCGCATGGGGGCCTCGCTACCAGCCCCCAAAGCCGCAAATCCAACGTTTAGCACTCCAGGGAGAGCCCCGCCAGGGCGCACCGCAGCATCCGTCCCCAATCGACACCGCAACTGCCTAGTGGACCGCGCCGGCGATCAGGCCCTTCACGTAGTAGCGCTGGAGCAGCAGGAAGATCACCACGCAGGGCACCATGGTGACCAGTACGCCGGCCTCCAGCACACCCCATTCGATCGCGCCGAGCTTGCCGGTGACCAGCGTGGTCAGGAAGACCGGCAACGTATACCGCGAGTCGTCGGACAACAACACCAGAGCCGCCAGAAACTCGTTCCAGGAGGCGA
The nucleotide sequence above comes from Fodinicola acaciae. Encoded proteins:
- a CDS encoding IS701 family transposase — translated: MAAGHSVEHGVDPVRWQAEFDELVASIGPRFFRVEPRLRVQRFLAGLLSDMPVKNCWTIAEHAGETGPDGMQRLLANAAWDQDGVRDDLRAYVVDRLADADAVLVVDETGDLKKGNKTVGVQRQYSGTAGRIENCQIAVYLSYVTKRGHAFIDRELYLPRSWMDDDPSCQGRRAVAGVPEDIEFATKPELARMMILAALDAGVLAKWATADEVYGQNPGLRETLSAARIGYVLAVPCSYLVPTTDADTGDGRRVRADALIAGLDASRWGRYSAGDGAKGQRLYDWARVPIAAEDGHQWLLVRRSISTGELAYYHCYSPRPVKLATLVGVAGQRWPIEENFQTSKGQTGLDAHQVRHWISWYRWTVLVMLAHAFLTALAATAPQSPIVNGKPVIPLTLAEIRRLFNAFVIHIRQTVNEVLHWSLWRRHHQATAKQAHYQRQQALQA